A region of Culicoides brevitarsis isolate CSIRO-B50_1 chromosome 1, AGI_CSIRO_Cbre_v1, whole genome shotgun sequence DNA encodes the following proteins:
- the LOC134830634 gene encoding 3-phosphoinositide-dependent protein kinase 1-like, with amino-acid sequence MMQNQKDNLENLNCEKLIISLSDLKLKEYALMSSSEITQNQQQEQHNHINSNNVSADASENNTTTTSQPLGRRESIENQTQQQDSNRQQSENNHHHRHRRNANDFRFGRSIGEGSFSTVYLAKDIHTHKEYAIKVCDKKHIIRERKTEYIKREREVLNLLNNSPGFVNLYCTFQDESNLYFVMTYAKNGDLLPYINKVGSFDLDCTKFYAAELVLAMEQMHCKGIIHRDLKPENLLLDENMHILLADFGSSKICTPTGAHHRTLRNADLQENAQNAPPNDADENNSSRRRKNSFVGTAQYVSPEILNGQPSSRASDLWALGCIIYQMLAGLPPFRAGSEYLIFRKVLNVEISFPEGFDAVAEDLVQKLIRLQPTERIGYSDTGTQYDSIRNHPFFESICWDTLRTQCSPPIYPYLPGLESDTDQRRQYQVPDYIAPGLGEEQLRRLIGMEIGTSDSYSSIQEISRSSTAESVSATATQQQTSSNNTTEPKTILDISDAERARRMEEQARTNQWHPFADGELILKQGFVNKRKGLFARKRMLLLTTGPRLIYIDPVQMVKKGEIPWSRELKVESKTFKIFFVHTPNRTYYLDDPAGYALHWVKAINEVRYKTYNIDPKNDN; translated from the coding sequence ATGATGCAAAACCAAAAagataatttagaaaatttaaactgcGAAAAACTGATAATAAGCCTAAGTGATCTAAAGTTGAAAGAATACGCACTGATGTCGTCATCGGAAATTACACAGAATCAGCAGCAGGAGCAACACAATCACATCAACAGCAACAACGTGAGTGCTGATGCGTCGGAAAATAACACAACGACGACATCGCAGCCCCTGGGACGTCGCGAAAGCATCGAGAACCAGACACAGCAACAAGATAGCAATCGTCAGCAATCGGAAAACAACCATCATCATCGACATCGTCGCAATGCGAACGACTTCCGTTTCGGACGGAGCATCGGCGAAGGCAGTTTCAGCACCGTCTACCTCGCCAAGGACATCCACACACACAAGGAATACGCAATAAAAGTTTGTGATAAGAAACACATCATCCGCGAACGCAAAACGGAGTACATCAAGCGCGAACGCGAAGTCCTCAACCTGCTAAACAACAGTCCGGGCTTCGTGAATCTCTATTGCACGTTCCAGGACGAGAgtaatttgtattttgttaTGACATACGCGAAAAATGGCGACCTGCTGCCGTACATCAACAAAGTCGGGAGCTTCGATTTGGACTGCACGAAATTCTATGCCGCCGAATTGGTGCTCGCCATGGAACAGATGCACTGCAAGGGCATCATTCATCGTGACCTTAAGCCAGAGAACTTGCTGCTCGACGAAAACATGCATATTTTACTTGCGGATTTCGGGTCGTCGAAAATTTGCACTCCCACGGGAGCTCATCATCGCACCTTGCGAAATGCCGATTTGCAAGAAAATGCTCAAAATGCGCCGCCAAACGATGCCGACGAGAATAATTCAAGTCGTCGACGGAAGAATAGTTTCGTGGGCACGGCGCAATATGTCTCGCCGGAAATTCTGAATGGTCAACCTTCATCACGGGCTTCGGATTTGTGGGCTTTGGGATGCATAATTTACCAAATGTTGGCGGGATTGCCGCCTTTTCGGGCCGGCTCCGAATACCTAATCTTCAGAAAAGTATTAAATGTCGAAATAAGCTTCCCCGAGGGATTTGACGCCGTCGCCGAGGATCTCGTACAGAAGTTGATCCGATTGCAGCCCACAGAACGCATCGGGTACAGTGACACTGGCACGCAATATGACTCGATTCGGAATCATCCCTTCTTCGAGTCGATATGTTGGGATACGTTGCGAACGCAATGCTCGCCCCCAATTTACCCCTATTTGCCGGGACTCGAATCCGATACGGATCAACGGAGGCAATATCAGGTCCCGGATTACATTGCGCCCGGACTGGGCGAAGAGCAATTGCGAAGACTGATCGGCATGGAAATCGGCACGTCGGATTCTTACAGCAGTATACAGGAAATTAGTAGGAGCAGTACGGCGGAATCTGTGTCAGCAACGGCGACGCAGCAGCAAACAAGCAGCAATAACACAACAGAGCCAAAAACCATTTTAGACATAAGTGATGCGGAGAGGGCACGTCGCATGGAGGAACAAGCGCGCACGAATCAATGGCATCCCTTTGCGGATGGCGAACTTATACTGAAACAGGGATTTGTGAATAAGCGAAAGGGATTGTTTGCGCGTAAAAGGATGCTTTTGCTCACGACAGGCCCGCGTCTCATCTACATCGATCCCGTGCAAATGGTGAAGAAAGGCGAGATTCCGTGGTCTCGCGAATTGAAAGTCGAATCGAAAACCTTTAAAATCTTCTTTGTGCATACGCCGAATCGCACTTATTATCTCGATGATCCGGCAGGGTATGCGCTCCATTGGGTCAAAGCCATCAACGAAGTGCGGTACAAGACCTATAATATCGACCCGAAAAATGATAACTAa
- the LOC134837057 gene encoding periodic tryptophan protein 1 homolog, producing the protein MEEEEQAAVNFISCIAFVARGIAKENPEKVNLSPEELNRIIAETKSELRDGEEEEEMKTSDDEAPSENDENMTQPAPNNGDEYQFDKYETEGGQPGMRIGDVAVAEDDGQLPDEEDSEAEDEIIKRNDNLILVGHIEDDAATMEVYIYNEQEDSLYVHHDFLLPSHPLCIEWLSYDPGSEEPGNLCAIGCMDPIITIWDLDIQDSLEPTFKLGSKGSRKKNKEKFGHTDAVLDLSWNRNLPHIMASGSVDETVILWDLDEGSPHTTIRDFNEKVQTLSFHFAEPESLLVGSCDGTVKLFDCRATDNSHSEFTSWDVKAEVERVVWNKHNPNCFMVSTNDGMMHYFDRRNAQGPLWQQSAHEKEVTGLVLAEHVDGMLCTASADGTVKVWDYDQNGATLIFAKHLKMGVIQNIQECPENSFILGVGGDVRKKNFQRLNLLDYEQVSNKFKDRSLVKPEIAPPTQAMEDMEV; encoded by the exons atggaagaagaaGAGCAAGCAGCTGTCAATTTCATCTCCTGCATCGCTTTTGTAGCACGCGGAATTGCAAAAGAAAACCCCGAAAAg GTTAATCTCTCGCCCGAAGAACTCAACCGAATCATCGCCGAAACAAAATCCGAACTCCGCGATGGCGAAGAAGAGGAAGAAATGAAAACTTCTGACGACGAAGCGCCATccgaaaatgacgaaaataTGACACAACCTGCTCCCAATAATGGCGACGAATATCAATTTGACAAATACGAAACGGAAGGCGGACAACCGGGGATGCGAATTGGCGACGTTGCTGTTGCGGAAGACGATGGGCAACTTCCCGACGAAGAAGATTCCGAAGCTGAGGATGAAATTATCAAAAGGAACGATAATTTGATCCTCGTTGGGCATATCGAAGACGATGCAGCGACAATGGAAGTTTACATTTACAACGAACAAGAGGACAGTTTGTACGTTCATCACGATTTTTTGCTGCCTTCGCATCCGTTGTGCATCGAATGGTTGAGTTACGACCCCGGAAGTGAAGAACCTGGAAATTTGTGCGCAATTGGATGCATGGATCCGATTATTACAATTTGGGATTTGGACATTCAAGATTCGTTGGAGCCTACGTTTAAGCTCGGATCGAAAGGaagtcgcaaaaaaaataaggaaaaattcgGACATACCGATGCTGTGTTGGATTTATCGTGGAATAGAAATTTACCGCATATCATGGCGAGTGGATCAGTTGATGAAACAGTAATTTTATGGGATCTCGACGAAGGATCTCCCCATACGACAATCCgagatttcaatgaaaaagttcaaacgctCAGTTTTCACTTTGCCGAACCCGAATCTTTGCTCGTGGGAAGTTGCGATGGAACCGTGAAGCTTTTCGATTGTCGCGCCACAGATAATTCTCACTCCGAATTCACGTCATGGGATGTCAAAGCTGAAGTTGAACGCGTTGTTTGGAACAAACACAATCCAAATTGCTTCATGGTGAGCACAAATGACGGAATGATGCATTATTTCGATCGCCGGAATGCTCAAGGACCTCTTTGGCAACAAAGTGCGCACGAAAAGGAAGTCACAGGACTCGTGCTAGCTGAACACGTTGATGGAATGTTGTGCACGGCATCCGCAGATGGCACGGTTAAAGTTTGGGATTACGATCAAAATGGCGCGACGTTGATTTTTGCGAAACATTTGAAGATGGGAgtcattcaaaatattcaagagTGCCCGGAAAATTCGTTTATTTTGGGCGTTGGAGGCGATGTGAGGAAGAAAAACTTTCAGAGACTGAATTTGCTGGATTACGAACAGGTTTCCAATAAGTTTAAGGATCGGAGTTTGGTGAAACCGGAAATTGCGCCGCCAACGCAGGCGATGGAAGACAtggaagtttaa